Proteins encoded by one window of Methanobacterium alcaliphilum:
- the hycI gene encoding hydrogenase maturation peptidase HycI, whose translation MPLEQKLKDFLKNRKKVVILTIGNELRGDDGLGPFLAKKLSVIFQGNNKVSIIDGGVVPENFTGTIRKKDPTHLILIDAVEMSEFPGYIRIIGTDEIANYNISTHAMPLSFLIKYLQSTIESDMKIILIGIQPKEMNMVADISKEVKNSIEKLMELFKTQLDF comes from the coding sequence ATACCATTAGAACAAAAATTAAAAGATTTTCTTAAAAATAGAAAAAAAGTAGTTATCTTAACAATTGGCAATGAGTTAAGGGGTGATGATGGTTTAGGCCCTTTTTTGGCAAAAAAATTATCTGTTATTTTTCAAGGGAACAACAAAGTATCTATAATTGACGGCGGTGTTGTGCCTGAAAATTTCACAGGGACTATTCGTAAAAAAGATCCTACTCATTTAATACTAATTGATGCTGTAGAAATGAGCGAATTTCCAGGATATATTCGGATTATTGGGACTGATGAAATTGCTAATTACAATATATCTACTCATGCCATGCCACTTTCATTTTTAATTAAATATTTACAATCTACTATTGAAAGTGATATGAAAATCATATTAATTGGTATTCAACCTAAAGAAATGAATATGGTTGCAGATATTTCAAAAGAAGTAAAAAATAGTATTGAAAAGTTAATGGAGTTATTTAAAACTCAACTGGATTTTTGA
- a CDS encoding methyltransferase domain-containing protein, which yields MKFIVTPYHNHLLKDYDRLSAFHEAIISKSRGLVYDIGAGSGILSFFAAPHSNFIFAFEKNFKSSTCAQKNLEQFPHIQVINTDVLEYKFTEKADLIICEMLDTALIDEEQVPVLNKALKYLKDNGDIIPCGVINGAELVFMKSPRLSYQDVDTPEFLDYQVKGPLIVYNKINFNREINEKVNIDLELTVNIQGMVNAIKITTFTLLTPDIICGPTPMLNPPLFIPIGELYLDEGDEIKINLSYTMGGGLDTIRTKIKRFS from the coding sequence ATGAAATTCATAGTTACCCCCTATCATAATCACTTATTAAAAGATTATGATAGATTATCTGCTTTTCATGAAGCAATAATTTCAAAAAGCAGGGGTTTAGTATATGATATAGGTGCTGGGAGTGGAATACTTTCTTTTTTTGCAGCACCCCATTCTAATTTTATTTTTGCATTTGAAAAAAATTTTAAATCATCAACCTGCGCCCAAAAAAATCTTGAACAATTTCCTCATATTCAAGTAATAAATACTGATGTTTTAGAGTATAAATTCACAGAAAAAGCCGATTTAATAATTTGTGAAATGCTAGATACGGCTTTAATTGACGAAGAACAGGTCCCGGTTTTAAATAAAGCTTTAAAATACCTTAAAGATAATGGGGATATTATTCCCTGTGGTGTTATAAATGGAGCAGAACTGGTATTTATGAAATCACCTAGACTTTCTTATCAAGATGTGGACACACCTGAATTTCTAGATTATCAAGTGAAGGGCCCCTTGATTGTTTACAATAAAATTAATTTTAATAGGGAGATAAATGAAAAGGTAAACATAGACTTAGAATTGACTGTAAATATCCAGGGGATGGTGAATGCTATAAAAATTACTACCTTCACGCTTCTTACTCCAGATATTATTTGTGGACCTACACCCATGCTTAACCCTCCTCTTTTTATACCTATAGGTGAATTATATCTGGATGAAGGAGATGAAATTAAAATTAATCTTTCTTATACTATGGGTGGTGGTTTAGATACCATTAGAACAAAAATTAAAAGATTTTCTTAA
- the nikR gene encoding nickel-responsive transcriptional regulator NikR, whose protein sequence is MMRISMSLPKKLLNEFDEVLKDRGYQSRSKGIRDALKDYIVRYQWMNEMEGERIGIIAVIYDHHYTGVMEDLADIQHEYRDFINAVMHVHMTDKYCLEVVVVKGDVGHIRNLTEKMMRLKGVEHVRLTSTATGQHLDHD, encoded by the coding sequence ATGATGAGAATTAGTATGTCACTACCCAAAAAGCTGCTAAACGAGTTTGATGAAGTATTAAAAGATAGAGGTTATCAATCCCGATCAAAAGGTATACGAGATGCACTTAAAGATTATATAGTCAGATATCAATGGATGAATGAAATGGAAGGTGAAAGGATTGGTATTATTGCAGTAATATACGACCATCACTACACCGGAGTTATGGAAGATCTGGCTGATATTCAACACGAATATCGGGACTTTATCAATGCAGTAATGCATGTTCATATGACTGATAAATACTGTTTAGAAGTTGTTGTAGTAAAAGGAGATGTAGGACACATCAGAAATTTAACTGAGAAAATGATGCGGTTAAAAGGTGTAGAACACGTTCGATTAACCAGTACTGCTACAGGACAACACCTTGACCACGATTAA
- a CDS encoding CBS domain-containing protein, producing MKVKEAMNHEVITISPYTLPLEAFEKMYKHGVRRLFVLDEDENPLGVVSYTDLIGVLGTIKPGPQETEGVTIADIMVEDVISISADDSIEDAANLMLRADISGLLVLENEEPRGVITKTDICRLVAAELLVPTD from the coding sequence ATGAAGGTTAAAGAAGCTATGAACCACGAAGTTATTACTATAAGTCCTTACACCCTACCATTAGAAGCATTTGAAAAGATGTATAAACATGGAGTCAGAAGACTTTTTGTCCTGGATGAAGATGAAAATCCCCTGGGCGTAGTATCTTATACTGACCTTATAGGAGTTTTAGGAACTATAAAACCCGGCCCACAAGAAACTGAAGGAGTTACCATAGCAGATATTATGGTAGAAGATGTTATTTCAATATCTGCAGATGACTCTATTGAGGACGCTGCTAATCTAATGCTCCGTGCAGACATATCAGGGCTTTTAGTGCTTGAAAATGAAGAACCCCGTGGCGTTATAACTAAAACTGACATTTGCAGATTAGTTGCAGCTGAGTTGTTAGTGCCTACAGACTAA
- a CDS encoding phenylalanine--tRNA ligase subunit alpha: MTKDINRIIDELHIYEKKVLNAFEQLGSRLSPEEVVESQKMDIKAVMSAAGSLESKGLITVDKKVDEVISLSSVGKLYAEQGLPERRMLKVLSENDALPMGEITKKASLDKSESKIAIGWLMKKRWAVIDKGTVKITEDGKKAIGKGEDDELLLDKLLETQKMMLFNPSKLVQRGYDLLVKRKGLIDVKKTTQHTLVITEKGMEILEVGIDLVDAATQLTHSQLKTGEWKSLQYRGYDIQAEYPEFYPGKMHPLRRIVEEIRDIFLNLGFTESRGPILESAFWNFDCLFQPQDHAAREMQDTFYIKNPQHTKLPETDLVTKVGQAHENGGKTGSEGWGYIWDEDVARQSVLRTHTTGVSARFLSENQPPLKMFSVGRVFRRETITYKHLPEFHQVEGIVAGDEVNFRNLLGILKEFYKKLGFEVRFRPAYFPYTYLSTECEIYLPEKESWIELGGAGMFRPEVLEPLGVETPVAAFGLGIERLAMIRLGIKDIRMLYKSDIGWLRKLPITQGVDLTD, from the coding sequence ATGACAAAAGATATTAACAGAATCATTGACGAGTTACACATTTACGAAAAAAAAGTCCTAAATGCCTTTGAACAATTGGGGTCTAGGTTATCTCCAGAGGAGGTTGTTGAATCTCAAAAAATGGATATTAAAGCAGTAATGAGTGCTGCGGGCTCACTGGAATCTAAGGGCCTGATAACCGTTGATAAAAAAGTGGATGAAGTTATCAGCTTAAGCAGTGTTGGTAAATTATATGCTGAGCAAGGACTACCTGAGCGAAGGATGCTTAAAGTATTAAGTGAAAATGATGCGCTGCCAATGGGTGAAATAACCAAAAAAGCCAGCCTAGATAAATCTGAATCTAAAATTGCCATTGGATGGTTGATGAAAAAAAGATGGGCTGTTATTGATAAAGGTACTGTAAAAATTACTGAAGATGGTAAAAAAGCTATTGGAAAAGGCGAGGATGATGAGCTTTTACTGGATAAGCTCCTTGAAACTCAAAAAATGATGCTTTTTAACCCATCTAAACTAGTTCAAAGAGGCTATGATCTTTTAGTAAAAAGAAAAGGATTAATTGATGTTAAAAAAACCACCCAACATACTCTGGTGATAACTGAAAAAGGTATGGAAATATTAGAAGTAGGGATAGATCTTGTAGATGCTGCAACTCAATTAACTCATTCCCAATTAAAAACAGGGGAATGGAAAAGTCTTCAATATAGAGGATACGATATTCAGGCAGAATACCCTGAATTTTATCCCGGTAAAATGCATCCATTAAGACGTATAGTCGAAGAAATCAGGGATATTTTTCTTAATTTAGGATTTACAGAATCAAGAGGGCCAATTTTAGAGTCTGCTTTTTGGAACTTCGATTGCTTGTTTCAACCTCAAGATCATGCTGCTCGTGAAATGCAAGATACTTTCTATATCAAAAATCCACAACACACAAAACTTCCCGAAACTGACTTAGTAACTAAGGTAGGTCAAGCCCATGAAAATGGTGGTAAAACAGGCTCTGAAGGATGGGGCTATATATGGGATGAAGATGTCGCTCGCCAATCCGTGCTTAGAACTCACACTACTGGTGTATCAGCTAGATTTTTATCTGAAAACCAGCCACCACTGAAAATGTTTTCTGTGGGAAGAGTATTTAGAAGAGAAACCATTACTTATAAACACTTACCTGAATTCCATCAAGTGGAGGGTATTGTTGCTGGTGATGAAGTCAATTTTAGAAACTTACTGGGAATTTTAAAAGAATTTTACAAAAAATTAGGCTTCGAGGTAAGATTTAGACCGGCATACTTCCCTTATACTTATCTATCTACTGAGTGTGAAATATATCTTCCAGAAAAGGAAAGTTGGATCGAGCTTGGTGGCGCTGGAATGTTCCGTCCAGAAGTTTTAGAACCTCTTGGTGTTGAAACTCCTGTCGCAGCTTTTGGTTTAGGTATTGAAAGACTTGCTATGATTCGATTGGGAATAAAAGATATTCGTATGTTATATAAGAGTGATATTGGATGGTTAAGAAAGCTGCCAATAACTCAAGGTGTCGATTTAACTGATTGA
- a CDS encoding triphosphoribosyl-dephospho-CoA synthase, translated as MDPKYIAKAAQIASVLEVSGHPKPGNVHRTQDFDDMVFEDFLLSGVVIGDTMRKTAKMGKKYNLEEDFHKIKIGKLILIAVEETNKWVANNTNLGIIMLLTPLCAAAGMSSNITEVRENVHQIMLNTTSQDTVDLYKAIALADAGGMGERDDLDVTNDDSHKDILEKDINMFKILEISAEWDLLAKELTTKMPVTFETGFPLFKKTKIDHGINSATVSVFLTILSNFPDTLISRKYGLEKAQEVSRKANNILDKGGILSEEGQLALENFDQIMMKNKLNPGTTADLTASSIMVSLLDEYLK; from the coding sequence ATGGATCCTAAATATATAGCCAAAGCAGCGCAAATTGCCTCAGTTTTAGAAGTAAGTGGGCACCCAAAACCCGGAAATGTGCACCGTACTCAGGATTTTGATGACATGGTTTTTGAAGACTTTCTGCTAAGTGGGGTTGTTATTGGAGATACCATGCGCAAAACTGCTAAAATGGGTAAAAAATATAATTTAGAAGAAGATTTTCATAAAATAAAAATAGGCAAATTAATATTAATAGCAGTAGAAGAAACTAACAAATGGGTGGCCAACAACACTAATCTGGGAATTATAATGCTTCTTACTCCTTTGTGTGCTGCTGCAGGTATGAGCAGTAATATAACAGAAGTCAGGGAAAATGTTCATCAAATAATGCTCAACACTACATCTCAAGACACAGTTGATCTTTATAAAGCTATTGCTCTAGCTGATGCAGGGGGTATGGGTGAGCGAGATGATTTAGATGTTACCAATGATGATTCTCACAAGGATATTCTTGAAAAAGATATAAACATGTTTAAAATATTAGAAATATCTGCTGAATGGGACTTATTGGCGAAAGAATTAACCACTAAAATGCCAGTAACCTTTGAAACTGGATTTCCCCTATTTAAAAAAACTAAAATTGACCATGGGATTAATTCAGCCACAGTAAGTGTTTTTTTAACAATATTGTCCAATTTTCCAGATACTTTAATTTCTCGAAAATATGGGCTTGAGAAAGCACAGGAAGTTTCAAGAAAAGCCAATAATATATTAGATAAAGGTGGAATATTAAGTGAAGAGGGGCAATTGGCACTGGAAAACTTTGATCAGATAATGATGAAAAATAAATTGAATCCTGGAACCACGGCAGATTTAACTGCTTCTTCCATAATGGTGTCGTTGCTTGATGAATATCTAAAATAG
- the hemB gene encoding porphobilinogen synthase: protein MEFPITRMRRMRKNPQIRNILRETRLTQENFIYPMFVKEELKAGKIEAISTMPGQNRYSLEDAVNAAKTLEEKGLKSILLFGLPDKKDDIGSSAYDSRGIVQQAVTRLKDETDLVVMTDVCLCQYTQHGHCGIVENGEILNDETLEHLALTAVSHAEAGADVVAPSDMMDGRVEAIREMLDLNGFDDTIILSYAAKYASAFYAPFRDAACSAPSFGDRKTYQMDPANAVEALREAELDLMEGADILMVKPALAYLDIIKAIKEEFKVPTAAYNVSGEYSMLKAGIDAGYLTEDAIFESLLSIKRAGADLIISHFAPDFLEMF, encoded by the coding sequence ATGGAATTTCCTATTACTAGAATGCGCAGGATGAGAAAAAATCCTCAAATTAGAAATATTCTAAGAGAAACACGCCTCACACAAGAAAACTTCATTTATCCCATGTTTGTTAAAGAAGAATTAAAAGCAGGTAAAATTGAAGCTATTTCTACTATGCCTGGCCAGAATAGATATTCCTTGGAAGATGCCGTAAATGCGGCAAAAACCTTAGAAGAAAAAGGTTTAAAATCGATTCTATTATTTGGATTACCGGATAAAAAAGATGACATAGGATCATCTGCCTATGATAGTAGAGGGATTGTCCAGCAAGCAGTAACACGCCTTAAAGACGAAACGGACCTGGTTGTAATGACTGATGTATGTCTTTGTCAATATACACAACATGGCCATTGTGGAATTGTAGAAAATGGGGAAATTTTAAATGATGAAACTTTGGAACATCTGGCCCTTACAGCAGTAAGTCATGCTGAGGCAGGAGCAGATGTAGTGGCTCCCTCTGATATGATGGATGGTAGAGTTGAAGCTATACGGGAAATGTTGGATTTGAATGGGTTTGATGATACTATTATTTTATCTTATGCAGCTAAATATGCGTCTGCATTTTATGCCCCATTTAGAGATGCAGCATGTTCTGCTCCCTCATTTGGAGATAGAAAAACATACCAAATGGATCCAGCTAATGCAGTAGAAGCACTAAGGGAAGCAGAACTTGATTTAATGGAAGGCGCAGATATATTAATGGTAAAACCAGCTCTTGCTTATTTAGATATTATCAAAGCCATTAAAGAAGAATTTAAAGTTCCTACAGCTGCATACAATGTTAGTGGAGAATATTCCATGCTTAAGGCAGGTATAGATGCGGGTTATTTGACAGAAGATGCTATTTTTGAATCTTTACTTTCTATTAAAAGAGCAGGGGCTGATTTAATTATTTCCCATTTTGCTCCAGATTTTTTGGAAATGTTTTAA
- a CDS encoding endonuclease III domain-containing protein, whose product MSQSKKKEHIFGIYQRLFSLYGPQGWWPLIKHDGENPTKKGSIRGYHPGNYDLPENENQIFEIILGAILTQNTAWTSAEQAILNLDALNAIDPQKILSMDEVILKKSIRCAGFLNQKASYIKEISKFFLSLEGDIPNRKEILQVKGVGNETADSILLYAYKQPEFVVDAYTKRIFHYLGLIESNAKYGDVKELFESNLPFDISIFQEYHALIVEHAKRHYQKKPYGVNDNLKSIILK is encoded by the coding sequence ATGTCACAATCTAAAAAAAAAGAACATATATTTGGAATATACCAACGATTATTTTCTCTTTACGGCCCACAGGGTTGGTGGCCTCTTATAAAACATGATGGTGAAAACCCTACAAAAAAGGGTTCAATCAGAGGATATCACCCTGGAAATTATGATTTACCCGAAAATGAAAATCAAATATTTGAGATAATTTTAGGGGCTATTTTAACTCAAAACACAGCCTGGACATCTGCGGAACAAGCAATTTTAAATTTAGATGCCTTAAATGCTATTGACCCTCAAAAAATACTCAGTATGGATGAAGTAATCCTAAAGAAATCTATTCGTTGTGCAGGTTTTTTAAATCAAAAAGCATCTTATATCAAGGAAATCTCCAAGTTTTTCTTGTCATTGGAGGGAGATATCCCCAATAGAAAAGAAATTTTACAGGTTAAAGGAGTAGGTAATGAAACTGCCGACTCAATTTTACTTTATGCATATAAACAACCAGAATTTGTTGTAGACGCTTATACTAAGAGAATATTTCATTATTTGGGGTTGATTGAATCAAATGCTAAATATGGGGATGTTAAAGAACTCTTTGAATCTAATTTGCCATTTGATATCTCAATTTTTCAGGAATACCATGCTCTCATTGTTGAACATGCAAAAAGACACTATCAAAAAAAACCTTATGGTGTGAATGATAATTTAAAATCCATAATATTAAAATAA
- a CDS encoding GNAT family N-acetyltransferase: protein MIRKCRNCTLKSWNPIFLESMVKNANNPLIALNLRDIFPNPYTIQDGIQWIQIAQKEKPKLNFAITIDNEAIGGIGFILGQDIEKISAEIGYWLGEKYWGKGITSSAVKSMVEYGFNELKLKRIFAKPFENNIASRKVLEKNRFQLEGILKNSVIKKDKLCNQALYAITRD from the coding sequence ATGATAAGGAAATGCAGGAACTGTACTTTGAAAAGTTGGAACCCTATATTTTTAGAAAGTATGGTTAAAAATGCTAATAATCCGCTCATTGCCCTCAATTTAAGAGATATCTTTCCTAACCCTTACACTATTCAAGATGGAATACAGTGGATCCAAATTGCGCAAAAAGAAAAACCAAAACTTAATTTTGCCATAACAATTGATAATGAAGCCATTGGAGGAATAGGTTTTATTTTAGGTCAGGATATTGAAAAAATATCTGCAGAGATTGGATACTGGTTAGGGGAAAAGTATTGGGGAAAAGGAATCACCTCTTCTGCAGTAAAAAGTATGGTCGAATATGGTTTTAATGAGTTAAAACTTAAAAGAATATTCGCCAAGCCTTTTGAAAATAATATTGCATCAAGAAAAGTTCTTGAAAAAAATAGATTTCAATTAGAGGGTATATTGAAAAATAGCGTGATTAAAAAAGATAAACTATGTAACCAGGCATTATATGCAATAACACGGGATTGA
- the aroC gene encoding chorismate synthase — translation MAGNTTGKMFAVTTFGSSHGRALGAVVDGCPAGLELSQEDIQIELNKRKPGTSELTTARGESDQVEILSGIFEGKTDGTPIAAIVYNKDADSSAYDNIKNKPRPGHGDYCWISRYGHYDHRGGGRGSGRNTIGHVIGGAVAKKLLNQLNIKIMAHVTKVGKIKANKVNINLIEEYSQKNAVKCADPDAAKKMEERILEAKSKGDSVGGIVETIVLGAPAGLGEPVFDKLDGDLSRALMNIGSVKGVEIGFGFEVAESTGYGINDEFYMEKDQIKTTTNTSGGILGGMSNGMPIMIRMAVKPTPSISMVQKTVDLTKMEDAKIQIKGRHDPCICPRVVPVAESAVAMVIVDHLIRSGFINPLKL, via the coding sequence ATGGCAGGAAATACCACCGGCAAAATGTTCGCTGTCACTACCTTTGGTTCAAGCCACGGGCGAGCCCTAGGGGCTGTGGTAGATGGATGTCCAGCAGGACTGGAACTAAGTCAAGAAGATATTCAAATAGAACTAAACAAACGAAAACCTGGAACCAGTGAACTTACTACTGCCCGGGGAGAATCAGACCAAGTCGAAATATTGTCTGGAATCTTTGAAGGAAAAACTGATGGTACACCAATTGCAGCTATAGTTTATAATAAAGATGCAGATTCTTCAGCTTATGATAATATAAAGAACAAACCTCGACCCGGCCATGGCGATTACTGCTGGATAAGTCGTTATGGGCATTACGATCACCGGGGAGGTGGGCGTGGAAGTGGTAGAAACACTATAGGGCATGTTATTGGTGGTGCGGTTGCTAAAAAACTTTTAAATCAATTAAATATTAAAATAATGGCCCATGTAACCAAAGTGGGTAAAATAAAAGCCAATAAAGTTAATATTAATTTAATTGAAGAATATTCACAAAAAAATGCCGTTAAATGTGCTGATCCCGATGCTGCTAAAAAAATGGAAGAGAGAATACTGGAAGCAAAATCTAAAGGTGATTCTGTGGGAGGTATTGTGGAAACCATAGTTCTTGGGGCACCTGCCGGACTGGGAGAACCTGTATTTGATAAACTTGATGGGGACCTATCTAGAGCTTTAATGAATATTGGTTCAGTTAAAGGTGTAGAAATAGGATTTGGATTTGAAGTTGCTGAATCAACAGGTTATGGTATAAATGATGAATTTTATATGGAAAAAGACCAAATAAAGACCACTACCAATACTTCAGGAGGTATTCTTGGCGGTATGTCCAATGGTATGCCAATAATGATACGCATGGCCGTAAAACCAACTCCATCGATTTCGATGGTTCAAAAGACTGTTGATTTAACCAAGATGGAAGATGCCAAAATCCAGATAAAAGGTCGCCACGACCCATGCATATGTCCAAGAGTGGTTCCTGTTGCTGAATCTGCTGTTGCCATGGTAATAGTAGATCATTTAATTAGAAGTGGGTTTATTAATCCGCTTAAATTATAA
- a CDS encoding threonine/serine ThrE exporter family protein — MINTARNNEIPPKMLKFLKELSKSLIAAGSSVTDTEDILENIANAHGVPVEVSVFPTMLLLKLGDEDSSTITIAVQSPGILPLNQVSEIYRLIHQVENHEVSFEEALLKLQQIRASKHHFGKVGIIFGYFLLSLGLGLLIQPSYQQLMVCSIFSIIVGLLILVSQNNPRLSMVMPVIAAFIVSSLLFFMIKQGIITGNFSLLIPSLIYFLPGVTLTTGIYELARGELVSGSSRVIYGTIILFLLIFGLIMGVQINGFPQQEFLLAQSTSALEYTAPYLGVLIFGIGMYLFLSVYKKDFLWILLVLYVALIGQQLGNMLAGGLLGGFLGALFMTISAKTIESHDHTPHFVTLYPAFWFLAPGSIGFIGLADFIGQNYLTSVAEISLFVMTIIAIALGLLVGAIMTEPLQKRMKKIPV, encoded by the coding sequence ATGATTAATACTGCAAGGAATAATGAAATTCCACCCAAGATGCTTAAATTCTTAAAAGAATTAAGTAAATCCCTCATTGCTGCAGGAAGCTCAGTTACCGATACTGAAGATATATTGGAAAACATTGCTAATGCCCATGGTGTACCCGTTGAGGTTTCAGTGTTTCCCACCATGCTTCTTTTGAAATTAGGGGATGAAGATTCTTCAACCATCACCATAGCAGTGCAATCACCAGGAATACTGCCCCTTAATCAGGTTTCGGAGATTTACAGATTAATCCATCAGGTTGAAAATCACGAAGTTTCTTTTGAAGAAGCTCTGCTTAAGTTACAGCAAATAAGAGCAAGTAAACATCATTTTGGGAAAGTGGGAATTATATTTGGTTATTTTCTGCTATCTTTAGGATTAGGCCTATTAATACAACCCAGTTATCAGCAATTAATGGTTTGTAGTATTTTTAGCATAATTGTAGGACTTTTAATTTTAGTCAGTCAGAACAATCCTCGCTTATCCATGGTTATGCCCGTGATTGCTGCTTTTATTGTTTCTTCACTTTTATTTTTCATGATAAAACAAGGAATTATAACGGGAAATTTCAGCCTTTTAATTCCATCTTTAATTTATTTCCTTCCAGGAGTCACCCTTACCACCGGGATATATGAACTAGCCCGAGGAGAACTGGTATCTGGATCCAGTAGAGTAATTTATGGAACTATAATCCTTTTTCTTTTAATATTTGGATTAATTATGGGGGTTCAAATAAATGGGTTTCCTCAGCAAGAATTCTTATTAGCCCAAAGTACTTCAGCCTTAGAATACACTGCACCATATTTAGGAGTTTTAATATTTGGCATTGGTATGTACTTGTTCCTTTCAGTCTATAAAAAAGATTTTTTATGGATTTTACTTGTATTGTACGTGGCTTTAATTGGGCAGCAACTAGGAAACATGCTGGCAGGAGGACTTCTAGGGGGATTTTTAGGAGCATTATTCATGACCATTTCCGCAAAAACTATAGAATCCCATGACCATACTCCTCATTTTGTGACATTATATCCTGCATTTTGGTTTTTAGCTCCGGGCTCAATTGGTTTTATTGGTTTAGCAGATTTTATTGGGCAAAATTATCTAACTTCTGTTGCCGAGATATCATTATTTGTAATGACCATTATTGCTATTGCTTTGGGACTATTAGTCGGTGCAATTATGACAGAACCCCTCCAAAAAAGAATGAAAAAAATTCCAGTGTAA
- a CDS encoding MBL fold metallo-hydrolase, with protein sequence MDAFATITQKRMTGGFRIDDIDGKNLHIDPGPGALIRSYQFGRDPRKLSGVFVSHSHTDHYTDAEVLIEAMTKGMTRRKGIVVGSLSVIEGFKQWGPCISDYHKSKPEVTTLGANKIKKFGDMKVKGTKTIHGDPTAVGFQFQLKDITISYTADTEYFEKLHKYHRSADILVASVIRPRDERIPGHMCSDDFSKLIAEVSPKLAIMTHLGMKMIINNPEREAERIQEETGVKVLAARDGMHINLDQVMGQQQRLDDY encoded by the coding sequence GTGGACGCTTTCGCTACCATTACCCAGAAGAGGATGACGGGCGGATTTAGAATCGATGATATCGATGGTAAAAATTTGCATATTGACCCTGGGCCTGGGGCTTTAATTCGATCATACCAGTTTGGACGAGACCCACGAAAATTAAGTGGAGTTTTTGTATCTCATTCTCATACGGATCATTATACAGATGCTGAAGTACTTATTGAAGCAATGACTAAAGGTATGACTCGCAGAAAAGGAATAGTCGTAGGCAGTCTCAGTGTTATTGAAGGATTTAAACAGTGGGGTCCGTGTATCTCGGATTATCACAAGAGCAAACCGGAGGTTACTACTTTAGGGGCTAATAAAATTAAAAAGTTCGGTGATATGAAGGTTAAAGGAACTAAAACAATTCATGGGGATCCTACAGCAGTAGGGTTTCAGTTCCAGTTAAAAGATATCACTATTTCTTACACTGCAGATACCGAATACTTTGAAAAGTTGCACAAATATCATAGGTCTGCTGATATATTGGTAGCAAGTGTCATTAGACCAAGGGATGAAAGAATTCCAGGACATATGTGTAGTGATGATTTCAGCAAACTAATTGCAGAAGTTTCCCCAAAATTAGCTATTATGACTCACTTGGGGATGAAAATGATTATCAACAATCCTGAAAGAGAAGCAGAACGTATTCAAGAAGAAACTGGAGTTAAGGTTTTAGCTGCTAGGGACGGTATGCATATAAACTTAGATCAGGTGATGGGTCAACAGCAGAGGTTAGATGACTACTAA